Part of the Passer domesticus isolate bPasDom1 chromosome 8, bPasDom1.hap1, whole genome shotgun sequence genome is shown below.
CCTCAAGAAATCCATTCTGAGATTCATTTGACCCAATACAGAAAGGTTGATATTCAGGCTAGCTGCTTGTTTGGGAAAGTGTTTACTTTTATGGACAAAGAACCTTATTAGATCAAGTATCCAACCTCTGCTCTCAACTAATGCAACCAAAGGCTTGTGTGCAGaattgtccctgtcccctcttgGGGAACCAGGAGGGGATGAGGGTATTTTGTATTGCTTCTCTTGTTCTTCTGTTCTCTGGCAAAGAAACAGGAGAAGCAAGGAGTCACCCAGCACCTCCTCAAATAGCACTGTCACATGTTAACAGTTTCACTTGGTTTCTTTCCACCATGTTCTTAAGTTTCTTGCTTAACAAAGATGTGATCTAATAAGCATATCTCATAGATTGAATCAAAACACATAAACATTCCCTGAGGTTCCCCAGCTTCAGGTATGATGAAAGGTCATGAGAACTAAAATCCAAAAGCCAAGATCAAAAACTGACAGCAGAGAGTTATGATCCAGAAACCAACACTTCAAACTCCCTGGGGCATGATGTGTCATGGTGCTGGATAGGAAAGAAAGCAATTTCTCAAAGACTACCTCACACACAAAATATTACATAATATTCTATTCATCTTGAGGAAATGGAAAAGGAGTTATGCTACAGTTTGGATTGCAGTAGTAAtacaaccttttcttttctAGTGAGTAGATTTACATAAATGGACAGCTTTGCAATAAAACAGTTTCTCTTACCAAGCATTTCCttcttccccagctgctctgaCCAGTAGCTGCTTAAAACAGCATGAGCAGATCCTTAAAAGAAATTGCAAAACAAAGTAGAGAATTAAATTATAATCATTACTTTACAGAGTAAGCATAGTCAAAATGTAAATATCATAAATCTAGTGCCTTGTGTGtttagggtaaaaaaaaaaacctaagagAACTTAAGGCTTTATAATTTCAATTTATGGTAAAGCAGTATTACTTCCACATCCTCTAGCTTCAAAGGAAACCTTGCTAGGTGAGGGCATTATCATTAGCTACAATTCTCATCTGACTAATAATTAAATGGTCCCTAAGCAAAGAACAGCATCCTGCAGCAATCATCAACACACTGAGTGCAACGTCAGAAGAACAGGCAGGAACACGTCCTGCTGCCCTAAGCATGCAGCCAGCTGAGCTCCCACAAGCCtgagaacagcagcagtgtcaTGAAACTAGGGAAGATCTCAGCTGAAATGcactgggaaaaaacccaaacaaaatccaaagcACCACAAAAAAAAGAACACCAACAGAAGAGGATATAAATTTCCACTGCAACACTCATCCAGTAATGAACTAGTCTCTCACTTTTATCTAATTGTAATACTTGAGGGAAAAGATCTGAAAAAGACACAAGAATATCTGGCCTAATGACAGTAAGAAGCTGATTAGATTTTTCTGAATGAGTTGGCCTCAGTCATAAGAGTTTTTAGTTTAATGAGCACTCCTGCTATCCATATAAACCAGTAGTTTATAAGAGACTCTGAAGTACAAAAACAGATTAACAAATTTGAATAAGAACCTTTTAATAGAACTGAAACAAAAGTATGAGCTGCTTTTCATACAAACACATACCTGTAACAGGGTCTTCCAGAACTCCAACCCAAGGCGCAAAATACCTGGAGTAAAAATCATGGCCTTTTCCACTGGAATCTCCCTTAACAGTGAGTATGAGCCCTTTCAGTTTTCCTGTCTTGTCAGCTGACAAAAAGCGTTGTGCACTCACTTTCAAGTTTTCCAACACAGACCTTGAATATAATTATGAAAATTGAATAGCCCACAATTCTTCATTTTACATGAATATAagtactgaaaagaaaaataaagctatAGAATCATTTTCTCTACAATTGAAAACCAGCTCTGAAATATTAGAGGAGACAAGATCCCTAGCATTGTCCTCACAATGGTATTTGACAGAAAAATCACCTTGAACCTAATACACTCTGAATGAGCAGAGAAGAACATCAAGCCACACATTTCCTATTTATCTCTGAAAACAAAGCATCCTGAAATATTagccacaaaaaaaatcaccttgtTTCACATTTTAATCATTGAAAGAATTATTGCCTCACTACAGAATGTACCAAGTGCTCCACCTCCTTTCAGAGCAAGCAAATAACTAAGGTCACTCAGGTCTTCATGGTATTCTAAAGCAGTCTACAACTGGCTAATACCTCCCTACAAAACAGTCTGAAAGAGTGAAATAATAAGTACTCAGCTgagaatatttctttttccccattaCCCCAGACTTTAACCATTAGTTAGACCAAACTTCAAGTTTGTAATAACAGTAATTTGGCCTGATTGAAGAAGTTATGTTTCAGCAGTATATACCTACATCATACTTGAATTAACAATGAAATTCAGATGAGATTAACAAATGCTTTGGAATAATTTGAATTGGAATTTTCTCTCTAAAGCTACTTATGGTGCTGTTAAGCATGTGTAAGCAGATTACAGTGCAATGGAAGTAAGAatccctggcattgtgccaatGTGCCCTGAACTGAAGCAGGACTCCCAACTTCCCGCCAGGTTACTGGATCATCTTTAGGCTCAGATGGATGGGAAAAATGCACCACCATTAGAACTGTTTCCTACACCTCCTTCTCTTGAAGACAGAATTCAGAATGATCTTACTCAGCTTTGCAGCCTCAATAAGCTCAcattaaaagataaaataacTACTTTACACAGAAATTTAAATCAGGGGTTTCCAATCTCCACCTGATTTAAAACTAGATAAAGGAGTCTAGCATGTAAGGAATAAACAGGCAAACTCAGTGTCTGCATTCTTgattaaaacaattaaaagaTTGCACTGTACCTATCATAAGTATCACTGAGGCGCACCAAGAGTTTCTTTGTGTCGGGAGAATAACGAACGTCTTGAACAATCATGTCACCAACCGCTGCCTGGTGGGAAAtgtagagacagaaaaaaacccatcaccACTTGAATAGAAAATATTATTCCCTTAGCATTTCTGTAGAGCACATTCCCCGCTAGAAGAGGGTTTATGCAAGGTCTTCCATGCAACCCTCAAGCACAGGCAAGCAAGATAAGCAAATGCACCAAGTGTTTGTATGGATATGGGTGAGTTACAATGTCATGTCAATTTGGGAAGAAATCCAGGACCGAGAGGAGGGCAAGGACACAGACTGTCCTCTTATGCACACAAAAGGCTGAAAATGCCATTGAAATAAATATTGACACTTCAGTCAATGGAAATGGGAGACACAGGTTCAGCTGCAGCACTGTGGAGAATTCCACTCCCTGACCTACTGACTCATTACTGAGAGCTCTGAAGTTTGGTGTTTCCAGTTCAGGAGTATATCAAGCAGTGCCTTATCACCATTTTTTAGCCATtttaatacataaaaataaGCAAAGCTATTATAAATGGTTTTTTTAAGACAATTGATGGATTCTTCTTTTACCTTTATCAATTCTTCTACTTCCTTAAGctcctgaagaaaaataaaaatacacacactgtaaaaaatgcaatatatatacatatgcaaCTACAGACAGACACATACACTGACATACACATACAAACACATACTTTCCTTGAAAACCTATCGTGAATAAAATTTTGACTAACCTGGGGGTAGGCTGTATAAAGTGGCAAGTCCAGGACAATATGATCTTTCACTTGTCTGGCCTTTAATTCCCCACTCAGTGTCACAAACGTGAGAACTGAGTTTGTATTTTCTAGAGAGAACATTGCAACATTATCAAATTAGAATTTTAATCTAAATTATCATAGCCCTCGGAGTAGCTCAGTATATTCAGAAAAAGTTAGTTATGCAGCTCAAATATATCTAGAGCAACACTGTATTGTAGGCAAAATTTCCAACTAACTCAATAAATCTGCTGAGGCTAATAAACACAGCAATTGTCAGGGAATCATTCCTGCATTTGCCTAGAATGAATGGGAATGTCCTTTTAACAGAAAGAGCAATATTCCCTATTCATCAAATCCTGCTATAACTCTCCCACATGACATTTGCATATTTAGCACTCTTCTTAAACCAGAGTAAAGCAGGGCATGGGAATCAGAGGGCAGGCATCAGACTACAGCCTTGTAACTACAGGGCAGAAGCAAAAGGCAATACCCAGGGTATCTCCACTTGTGTTCTACAGATGTTCTGAATGTCTAATTGCCTTTGTCTTAAAAAATAGAGATGTTAATTAGAACTAAATGTTCTAAAAAACGATAGTAATACATAGGTTGTAAACCTACTTTGTACGTGGAATAACACAGCAGCTGATGCAAGGGTAGCATGACCACAGAGAGGAACTTCACTGGCTGGGGTGAACCATCTGAGCCCAAAGCAGGAGCcttgaaaaaataaactttatttAGTGCTATTAAGTGGAAGAAGTCTATATCTTCATTTTATCTCAATATATACAGAGTGATGATGTTTCAGTTAAGCAAAATGCATGTTACAATCAGTTTTGGTCCTAAATACACTTTAGGTACCCATTTCACACTGATTTTTCAGAATAGCTATCCCTTTTGAACCAGGTCAACAACTTTTACACGCTGCACAGATTTTCCTTTGTCCTGAACAGGTCTTATTTAGAAGATAAAGCCTCCATGTCCATGTGTACTATGAAATCCTGCAGAGGCATAGTCATGATCTGTATCACCTGCAGGCCAGGTTACCATTTAGATGGTTTTGTTGGTATAACAGAACCTGTACTGGACTTAGTCAGTTATTATTGGAACACACATATATGATACTTGGTTTCCTTCAACTTTTGCACATGCATTTCAAGTGAATAATTACCACACAAACCCAACtagaagtgaaaaataaaaataaatcttttaaaatCCAAACCAGTCTTGTCATTGCTACTATGAGAAGTTCGTGCATTAATGTCAGTCCCctctaataaaaacaaatagaaCCCAGACAAAACCCTGTGGTGGAAGCCAAGGGCCCCAGCAGGGAAGTGCTGTGAgagctggcccagcccagccgtgAGCCTGCTCCGTGCTGCTCATGCACTGCTCCAAGTGGGAACTGTGCCTGGGAGCAGGACATGGAGGAGTCATGCACAGGCCTGAGTGGAGACAAACATGACCCAGAACAGCTGCCTGGACACTGCAGACACACAGCCAGACTTGGACTGAGAGGACATCAAGCACTCCTATAAATTCACACGTCTCTAAAATACCAGAGTTGATTGGTTTGGCTTTCTTTAATTaacattaaattaaacataGTTAAGGTGCAGGCCTGCAGAAACACACGCTGTGTCCAGGAGCCCTCACCAGACCAATTCATGCTCCAGAAGCAGATGGTAAATGACATTCTGATGCTCCTGCTCCACTCCCACCACCCCCCAGCACACACAGTCTCAGGAGCAGCTGAGTGACCAAATTCCTTTGAAAGacctgtgcagccctggggcagaTGTGTGGGTCTGAGCCACAAACTAGCTCATTAGTACCCAAAGCACTACAGTGATAAAGAAGCTGCCATTTCGTATGCTGCTAGATATGGATGACTTGAAAATAAGTGTGTTAAATGTATTGGCAAAGTGCtaacatgaaaaatgaaaagtaCTGTAACTTCTTGCTCCAAGCAATTAGTCTAACCCTAAAATAAATCCCAGTTTATTAACAGGAGCAAGCAATTATAGTTACTACtatccttaattttttttattacagagACTGTATAAAATCCTGCTCCCTGAACAATCCATCAAACAGCAAAGATGATAAACGTGACTCGTTAACCTGGAATCCAAGTCCAGAGCACTGGACGAGCCCCTTGGCTCACACCACCACACAACTGCTGAGTGAGCAGATTCAGCAACCTGATTCAGCTGAAAATTAATCCACAGAGTGACTCTGAATGAATTCTGCATTTGTCTGATGTTTTCTTGTAAGCAGAACCACTAACTTTTGGTAAAGTCGTCTCCA
Proteins encoded:
- the PBLD gene encoding phenazine biosynthesis-like domain-containing protein; translated protein: MQVPIFTVDAFTNRPFSGNPAAVCLLENDLDEDLHQKIAAEMNLSETAFIRKLKPGDDFTKSSCFGLRWFTPASEVPLCGHATLASAAVLFHVQKNTNSVLTFVTLSGELKARQVKDHIVLDLPLYTAYPQELKEVEELIKAAVGDMIVQDVRYSPDTKKLLVRLSDTYDRSVLENLKVSAQRFLSADKTGKLKGLILTVKGDSSGKGHDFYSRYFAPWVGVLEDPVTGSAHAVLSSYWSEQLGKKEMLAFQCSRRGGELKISVRSDGRVDIAGQTAVVLKGNLTL